A genome region from Triticum aestivum cultivar Chinese Spring chromosome 2B, IWGSC CS RefSeq v2.1, whole genome shotgun sequence includes the following:
- the LOC123043611 gene encoding importin subunit alpha-1a isoform X1, which translates to MPRVPRRPSDEARRGAYKPPGVDAARSRRRREDRLLALRRRNRDAGLFKRRREEPSLTPAPVVSPSDAAADATAPPPSSEPSSPPSSPPPADALRAAADAELEGLSEMVDKVWSDDAATQLEATVQFRKLLSDGKNSTMIKIIRADVLPRFAEFLSRQRPPQLQMEAAWVLTNIAASDYTLLVAECGAVPRLIELLESPDANIRHQATWALGNIAADMPSCREIVLDHGAVTPLLAQFKEDMKVSVLRTATWALSNLCFGKLPAEVQVKPILEIVSLLIHSADEKILADACWALYYICDGVEGGIQDALDAGVCPQLVKLLMHASANILLPVIMSLARISAGDDTQVQVIVEQGILPCLAQLLARNYPKIIKKQACLIVSNITAGSKDQIQAVIDADVMNHVIVLLKTSETDLKKEAAWAISNAASGGSSDQIQYLVSRGCLEPLCNVLKYQDVDLVYTCLEGLQNILEEGDIGKQRNESAMNPYAQFILENGGLDNLEDLQDFDNDAVYKLAMKLLERYWDEEVSDDANLTASKDHPAENVETVQPEDTAQPPVAASSVDGTE; encoded by the exons ATGCCGCGCGTCCCACGGCGGCCGTCCGACGAGGCGCGCCGCGGCGCGTACAAGCCACCGGGCGTGGACGCCGCCCGCTCGCGCCGGCGACGCGAGGACCGCCTCCTCGCCCTCCGTCGCCGCAACCGCGACGCCGGCCTCTTCAAGCGCCGCCGCGAGGAGCCCAGCCTTACCCCCGCCCCCGTCGTGTCTCCTTCTGATGCGGCCGCAGacgccaccgcgccacctcctTCCTCCGAGCCGTCTTCGCCCCCGTCCTCTCCGCCCCCCGCAGACGCTCTGCGGGCCGCCGCCGACGCTGAG CTTGAAGGCCTATCAGAAATGGTGGATAAAGTCTGGTCAGATGACGCAGCTACTCAGCTGGAAGCCACAGTCCAGTTCAGGAAACTTCTCTCGGACG GGAAGAACTCAACCATGATAAAAATCATTAGAGCGGATGTCCTGCCAAGGTTTGCTGAGTTCCTTTCAAGACAAAGACCTCCTCAGCTCCAA ATGGAAGCAGCATGGGTGCTTACCAACATAGCTGCTTCTGATTATACACTGCTAGTTGCTGAATGCGGTGCTGTTCCAAGGCTGATAGAGCTCTTAGAATCCCCGGATGCTAATATCAGACACCAG GCTACATGGGCTCTTGGAAATATAGCCGCAGACATGCCTAGCTGCAGAGAGATTGTTCTTGATCATGGCGCTGTTACACCATTACTAGCTCAATTTAAAGAAGACATGAAAGTTTCAGTTCTGAGGACTGCTACATGGGCACTGTCAAACCTTTGTTTTGGGAAATTACCGGCTGAAGTACAA GTGAAACCAATACTGGAAATAGTCAGCCTTCTTATCCATTCCGCTGATGAGAAGATCTTGGCAGATGCATGCTGGGCTCTTTATTATATATGTGATGGTGTGGAAGGTGGCATCCAAGATGCATTAGATGCAGGTGTATGCCCTCAACTTGTAAAACTTCTGAT GCATGCGTCAGCTAATATTCTTCTCCCTGTCATTATGTCACTCGCAAGAATTTCTGCCGGAGATGATACTCAAGTGCAG GTCATAGTAGAACAGGGCATTCTTCCTTGCTTAGCCCAGTTATTAGCGCGAAATTATCCAAAGATCATCAAGAAACAAGCTTGTCTAATTGTTTCTAATATTACCGCTGGCAGCAAGGATCAGATTCAG GCAGTCAttgatgctgatgttatgaaccaTGTCATTGTTCTACTAAAGACCTCAGAAACTGATTTAAAGAAGGAAGCTGCTTGGGCTATATCAAATGCTGCCTCTGGTGGTTCAAGCGATCAAATCCA ATATTTGGTGAGCCGGGGATGTTTGGAGCCACTCTGCAATGTCCTCAAGTACCAAGACGTTGATCTTGTGTATACATGTCTGGAAGGTCTCCAAAATATACTCGAGGAGGGTGACATCGGGAAGCAGCGCAATGAATCCGCGATGAACCCGTATGCGCAGTTTATTCTGGAGAATGGGGGCTTGGACAATTTGGAGGATCTGCAGGATTTCGACAATGACGCGGTTTACAAGTTAGCCATGAAGCTCCTCGAGAGGTATTGGGACGAGGAAGTAAGCGATGACGCAAACTTGACGGCCTCCAAAGACCACCCGGCAGAGAACGTGGAGACGGTGCAGCCGGAAGATACCGCACAGCCGCCGGTAGCAGCGTCCAGTGTGGACGGAACCGAGTGA
- the LOC123043611 gene encoding importin subunit alpha-1a isoform X2, with product MPRVPRRPSDEARRGAYKPPGVDAARSRRRREDRLLALRRRNRDAGLFKRRREEPSLTPAPVVSPSDAAADATAPPPSSEPSSPPSSPPPADALRAAADAELEGLSEMVDKVWSDDAATQLEATVQFRKLLSDGKNSTMIKIIRADVLPRFAEFLSRQRPPQLQMEAAWVLTNIAASDYTLLVAECGAVPRLIELLESPDANIRHQATWALGNIAADMPSCREIVLDHGAVTPLLAQFKEDMKVSVLRTATWALSNLCFGKLPAEVQVKPILEIVSLLIHSADEKILADACWALYYICDGVEGGIQDALDAGVCPQLVKLLMHASANILLPVIMSLARISAGDDTQVQVIVEQGILPCLAQLLARNYPKIIKKQACLIVSNITAGSKDQIQTSETDLKKEAAWAISNAASGGSSDQIQYLVSRGCLEPLCNVLKYQDVDLVYTCLEGLQNILEEGDIGKQRNESAMNPYAQFILENGGLDNLEDLQDFDNDAVYKLAMKLLERYWDEEVSDDANLTASKDHPAENVETVQPEDTAQPPVAASSVDGTE from the exons ATGCCGCGCGTCCCACGGCGGCCGTCCGACGAGGCGCGCCGCGGCGCGTACAAGCCACCGGGCGTGGACGCCGCCCGCTCGCGCCGGCGACGCGAGGACCGCCTCCTCGCCCTCCGTCGCCGCAACCGCGACGCCGGCCTCTTCAAGCGCCGCCGCGAGGAGCCCAGCCTTACCCCCGCCCCCGTCGTGTCTCCTTCTGATGCGGCCGCAGacgccaccgcgccacctcctTCCTCCGAGCCGTCTTCGCCCCCGTCCTCTCCGCCCCCCGCAGACGCTCTGCGGGCCGCCGCCGACGCTGAG CTTGAAGGCCTATCAGAAATGGTGGATAAAGTCTGGTCAGATGACGCAGCTACTCAGCTGGAAGCCACAGTCCAGTTCAGGAAACTTCTCTCGGACG GGAAGAACTCAACCATGATAAAAATCATTAGAGCGGATGTCCTGCCAAGGTTTGCTGAGTTCCTTTCAAGACAAAGACCTCCTCAGCTCCAA ATGGAAGCAGCATGGGTGCTTACCAACATAGCTGCTTCTGATTATACACTGCTAGTTGCTGAATGCGGTGCTGTTCCAAGGCTGATAGAGCTCTTAGAATCCCCGGATGCTAATATCAGACACCAG GCTACATGGGCTCTTGGAAATATAGCCGCAGACATGCCTAGCTGCAGAGAGATTGTTCTTGATCATGGCGCTGTTACACCATTACTAGCTCAATTTAAAGAAGACATGAAAGTTTCAGTTCTGAGGACTGCTACATGGGCACTGTCAAACCTTTGTTTTGGGAAATTACCGGCTGAAGTACAA GTGAAACCAATACTGGAAATAGTCAGCCTTCTTATCCATTCCGCTGATGAGAAGATCTTGGCAGATGCATGCTGGGCTCTTTATTATATATGTGATGGTGTGGAAGGTGGCATCCAAGATGCATTAGATGCAGGTGTATGCCCTCAACTTGTAAAACTTCTGAT GCATGCGTCAGCTAATATTCTTCTCCCTGTCATTATGTCACTCGCAAGAATTTCTGCCGGAGATGATACTCAAGTGCAG GTCATAGTAGAACAGGGCATTCTTCCTTGCTTAGCCCAGTTATTAGCGCGAAATTATCCAAAGATCATCAAGAAACAAGCTTGTCTAATTGTTTCTAATATTACCGCTGGCAGCAAGGATCAGATTCAG ACCTCAGAAACTGATTTAAAGAAGGAAGCTGCTTGGGCTATATCAAATGCTGCCTCTGGTGGTTCAAGCGATCAAATCCA ATATTTGGTGAGCCGGGGATGTTTGGAGCCACTCTGCAATGTCCTCAAGTACCAAGACGTTGATCTTGTGTATACATGTCTGGAAGGTCTCCAAAATATACTCGAGGAGGGTGACATCGGGAAGCAGCGCAATGAATCCGCGATGAACCCGTATGCGCAGTTTATTCTGGAGAATGGGGGCTTGGACAATTTGGAGGATCTGCAGGATTTCGACAATGACGCGGTTTACAAGTTAGCCATGAAGCTCCTCGAGAGGTATTGGGACGAGGAAGTAAGCGATGACGCAAACTTGACGGCCTCCAAAGACCACCCGGCAGAGAACGTGGAGACGGTGCAGCCGGAAGATACCGCACAGCCGCCGGTAGCAGCGTCCAGTGTGGACGGAACCGAGTGA
- the LOC123043611 gene encoding importin subunit alpha-4 isoform X3 codes for MVDKVWSDDAATQLEATVQFRKLLSDGKNSTMIKIIRADVLPRFAEFLSRQRPPQLQMEAAWVLTNIAASDYTLLVAECGAVPRLIELLESPDANIRHQATWALGNIAADMPSCREIVLDHGAVTPLLAQFKEDMKVSVLRTATWALSNLCFGKLPAEVQVKPILEIVSLLIHSADEKILADACWALYYICDGVEGGIQDALDAGVCPQLVKLLMHASANILLPVIMSLARISAGDDTQVQVIVEQGILPCLAQLLARNYPKIIKKQACLIVSNITAGSKDQIQAVIDADVMNHVIVLLKTSETDLKKEAAWAISNAASGGSSDQIQYLVSRGCLEPLCNVLKYQDVDLVYTCLEGLQNILEEGDIGKQRNESAMNPYAQFILENGGLDNLEDLQDFDNDAVYKLAMKLLERYWDEEVSDDANLTASKDHPAENVETVQPEDTAQPPVAASSVDGTE; via the exons ATGGTGGATAAAGTCTGGTCAGATGACGCAGCTACTCAGCTGGAAGCCACAGTCCAGTTCAGGAAACTTCTCTCGGACG GGAAGAACTCAACCATGATAAAAATCATTAGAGCGGATGTCCTGCCAAGGTTTGCTGAGTTCCTTTCAAGACAAAGACCTCCTCAGCTCCAA ATGGAAGCAGCATGGGTGCTTACCAACATAGCTGCTTCTGATTATACACTGCTAGTTGCTGAATGCGGTGCTGTTCCAAGGCTGATAGAGCTCTTAGAATCCCCGGATGCTAATATCAGACACCAG GCTACATGGGCTCTTGGAAATATAGCCGCAGACATGCCTAGCTGCAGAGAGATTGTTCTTGATCATGGCGCTGTTACACCATTACTAGCTCAATTTAAAGAAGACATGAAAGTTTCAGTTCTGAGGACTGCTACATGGGCACTGTCAAACCTTTGTTTTGGGAAATTACCGGCTGAAGTACAA GTGAAACCAATACTGGAAATAGTCAGCCTTCTTATCCATTCCGCTGATGAGAAGATCTTGGCAGATGCATGCTGGGCTCTTTATTATATATGTGATGGTGTGGAAGGTGGCATCCAAGATGCATTAGATGCAGGTGTATGCCCTCAACTTGTAAAACTTCTGAT GCATGCGTCAGCTAATATTCTTCTCCCTGTCATTATGTCACTCGCAAGAATTTCTGCCGGAGATGATACTCAAGTGCAG GTCATAGTAGAACAGGGCATTCTTCCTTGCTTAGCCCAGTTATTAGCGCGAAATTATCCAAAGATCATCAAGAAACAAGCTTGTCTAATTGTTTCTAATATTACCGCTGGCAGCAAGGATCAGATTCAG GCAGTCAttgatgctgatgttatgaaccaTGTCATTGTTCTACTAAAGACCTCAGAAACTGATTTAAAGAAGGAAGCTGCTTGGGCTATATCAAATGCTGCCTCTGGTGGTTCAAGCGATCAAATCCA ATATTTGGTGAGCCGGGGATGTTTGGAGCCACTCTGCAATGTCCTCAAGTACCAAGACGTTGATCTTGTGTATACATGTCTGGAAGGTCTCCAAAATATACTCGAGGAGGGTGACATCGGGAAGCAGCGCAATGAATCCGCGATGAACCCGTATGCGCAGTTTATTCTGGAGAATGGGGGCTTGGACAATTTGGAGGATCTGCAGGATTTCGACAATGACGCGGTTTACAAGTTAGCCATGAAGCTCCTCGAGAGGTATTGGGACGAGGAAGTAAGCGATGACGCAAACTTGACGGCCTCCAAAGACCACCCGGCAGAGAACGTGGAGACGGTGCAGCCGGAAGATACCGCACAGCCGCCGGTAGCAGCGTCCAGTGTGGACGGAACCGAGTGA
- the LOC123040557 gene encoding uncharacterized protein, with the protein MAFSKPPALLLLVALSATAMLAAGQGCGGHRVTVQNLCGQDLKLSLEEGRAQRDLLFPDGWVLPDGKHESFDVCAWTGGVLVSGAAVAKVHLGHDGGAYYEVSTQQSGPILVSVTPHGSPLRGHCPTAGCNGGGHCFEHSVPDGDCHGVTEVKIVYYKP; encoded by the coding sequence ATGGCCTTCTCCAAGCCCCCCGCTCTCCTGCTGCTGGTTGCTCTGTCCGCCACCGCCATGCTCGCCGCCGGCCAAGGCTGCGGCGGCCACAGGGTGACGGTGCAGAACCTATGCGGGCAGGACCTGAAGCTGAGCCTGGAGGAGGGCCGCGCACAGCGCGACCTCCTCTTCCCCGACGGGTGGGTGCTCCCGGACGGGAAGCACGAGTCATTCGACGTGTGCGCGTGGACAGGGGGCGTGCTTGTGTCCGGCGCTGCGGTGGCCAAGGTCCACCTGGGCCACGACGGCGGCGCGTACTACGAGGTGAGCACCCAGCAGTCGGGCCCCATCCTTGTCTCCGTCACCCCGCACGGCAGCCCGCTGCGGGGGCACTGCCCCACGGCCGGGTGCAACGGCGGCGGCCACTGCTTCGAGCACTCCGTTCCCGACGGCGACTGCCACGGCGTCACCGAGGTGAAGATCGTCTACTACAAACCGTAG